Below is a window of Mycobacterium dioxanotrophicus DNA.
CCTCGTGGTGGCAGCCAGCGTGTTCACCGCCGGTTTCCTCGGGGAACTCAAAGGGGCGATCGACAGCAGCGCCACGGCGTATCCGTCCCCGACCGCGCAACCGACCGGTCCGCCACCACCGACCGGGACATTGCCGCCATCGCCCTCACCACGGGCCACCGCCGGCTCCAACTGCCAATACCCGGCCTCCGGCGCGGCGGACAAGCCGAATACGCCGCCCCGCGCCGGCACGGTTCCCACCGTCCCGGCCACCGTCAGCGCCAGCATCACCACCAACCAGGGCAACATCGGCCTGCAGCTCGACAACGCCAAGGCCCCGTGCACCGTCAACAACTTTGCGAGCCTCGCCCAGCAGGGTTTCTACGACAACACCCCGTGCCACCGGCTGACCTCGGGCTCCCTGTCGGTCCTGCAGTGCGGTGACCCCACCGGAACGGGCACCGGCGGGCCCGGTTACGAGTTCGCCGACGAATACCCCGTCGATCAGTACCCGCCGGGTGATCCCGCGCTGCAGCAGCCCATCCTCTATCCGCGCGGCACCCTGGCCATGGCCAACGCGGGGCCCGGCACCAACGGCAGCCAGTTCTTCCTCGTCTACCAGGATTCGCAGCTGCCGCCGAACTACACCAAGTTCGGCACCATCGACGCCACCGGGCTGGCCACCCTCGACAAGATCGCCGCGGGCGGCATTGCCGGAGGCGGGCAGGACGGGCAGCCGGCCACTCCGGTGACCATCACCTCAGCCCGGCTGGACTGACCGATGTATCCGCAGCAACCACCCGGTCGGCCCACCGCGGTGCCCCGCGCTCTCGTAGTACTGGCTCTCCTGCTCGCCGTCCTCGGCTACGGGCTGGCCGTGTTCGCGAGCAGGAACATCTGGCAGACCAGGGACGCCACCAGGCTGACCTTCGCCGCACACACCACGGATGGTGCACCGCCGCCACCCGACGCCTTGGCCGCTGCCGTCAACGTCGTGCAGCGCCGACTCGACGGGCTCAAGGTCCCCGGTGCCGCTGTGACCGTCGACGGCACGAACGTGGTGGCCACTGTGCCGGCCGGCGGGCCCGACGTGGTTGCGGACCTCACGCGGATGGGCCAGCTCGCCATCCGGCCGGTGATCCACGCGATCCCCGCGCAATCCGGCGGTGCGCCAGCGACCCCCACCTCGCCACCGAAACCCGCCGATCCGGCGCGGAGCGCCGACGAGAAGCAGTTGCGGCAGAGCACCAATCCGTCGATCCAGATCCTGGCGCTGCAGTTCCAGGCCACCCGCTGCGGTGACGACGACTCGCTCGCCGGCCATGACGATCCGAAGCTGCCGCTGGTCACCTGCTCGACCGACGGCAAGACCGTCTATCTGCTCGACAAGTCGATTCTGACCGGGTCGAATGTCCGCCGCGCGACGTCGCACTGGGACGACCACAACGGTCAGCACGTCGTCGACCTCGAGTTCGACGACTCCGGGGCGCGTACGTGGGCGGATTTCACCGCCGCCAACATCGGCACCCAAACCGCCTTCACCCTCGACACCCGGGTGGTCAGCGCCCCGGAGATCCGCGAAGCCATCCCGGGCGGCCGCACCCAGATCAGCGGCGGCTTCACCGCCGACACTGCGCGCGAGCTGGCCGGCACACTGCAGGCCGGCATGTTGCCGGTGGTCCTCACCCTCGACTCGTCCGAGCCCGCGACACTCTCGGCGACACGGTTCTCCGCGTTGATGCGCGTGCCCATCATCGTCGCGGGTGTCGACCTGCTGGCGGTCATCGTGGTGACCACCGTCTGGCTCATCCGGCGCCGGCCTACGCCGCAGTTGTGACGGTGCGACGGCGCAGCGCCCAGTACAGCCCACCGGCCACCACGCTGCCGGACAGCCAGGAGAAATCGGTGTTGCCCAGCGCGGTGGCCACCGGACCCTGCATGGCCGGCACCAAGCCGTACTGCCATGCCCAACCGGCCACGATCCCAGCGGCCAAGCTCACCAGCCCGGCCATATTCCAACGGGCATAAGCGGATTCGCGTGCGGGCAGATACAGCCCCGCAACGTCGAGGACACCGCGCCGCACCCCGGTGTAGTCCACCACCATGATCGCGGCCCACGGGCTGATCCAGACCAGGATCGACACCATCCAGTTGTCGAAGGCCTGCGCGAAGCTGTCCGCCTCCACGAACACGGCCAGCACGATCGAAGCCACCAGTCCGGCGCCCAATGTCACCTTCCACCGCGCCGCCCGAACGCCGATGGACAGTGCCGCCAGCGAGCAGGAATAGAGGTTCAGGATGTTCGTCGCGATGGGCCCGTGCACGAGCAGGAGCAGGACCGGCACCGCCATCACCCCGAACGTCGAGACCACCAGCGCCGACGGATCACTGCCGCCACCGGCACTGGCCAGGCAGGCACCGAGGGCGGCCAGCCACACGGTCGGCACGTACATGCCCAACGACGACGACCAGAACACCGACCGCGACGACGCCGACACCCGCACGAAGCGGCTGTAGTCCGACGCGTAGGGAATCCACGTCAATCCCCAGCCGATGCCGATGGCCGTGAGCAACTGCGTGACCGCGGTGAACTTCTCCCCCGAACTCATCGCCTGCCCCGCCAACGACCAGTGCACGTCGGTGGTCACCAGGGCCAGCACCGTCATGACCGCCATCACCAGCGCCGTCGCCGGCACGGTGTACTTCTCGAAGCTGCGAATCGCGTAGAAGCCGTACAGCGCCAGCCCCAGCTGGGCAGCCATGATGGCCGCTGCCACAACCACTTTCAGCCAGATGCCACCCGTCAACCCGAATTCCCGGAGCATCGCCATCACGAGGTCGAGCACCACCCAGGTGTTGACTCCGACCCATCCCATCGTCAGCAGGAATTGCACGAGGCCTGGCACGACCGCCCCCGACAAGCCGAACGCGGCACGCCCGAGCACCATCTGGTTCACGGCCGTGCGATGCCCGATGACGTTGAACACCCCGAACACGGCGCAGCCGACGACATTGCCGACGGCCACCACGATCAGTGTTTCGACGAGGCTCAGGCCCAGGGTGATGCCCAACGCACCGAGCACCCAGTTGATAGGTGCGATGTTGGCGCCACACCAGATCCAGAACAGCTCCCACGGCGAACAGTCACGGCTTTCGGCGCCGATCGGCTCGATGCCGTGGGCGTCGAACGGCACCCCGGCCGTCGGCGGTGGCGCGGGTGCGGTCAGTGGTGTGGTCGGTCGGGTCGACATCCAGGGCTCCTCACGTATCGGATTCCGCCCATCGAAACACCGCGGACACCCCGCAACGAGTGTATAAACATCCATGATCTACCAACACGATTGGATGTATGCACACCGATGCTGACGTTGGGCGCGCTGATCGACGACACGACGCTGGAGTTGACGCTTCTGGTGCCCGGCCCGCCCGGCGCCCTCGACCGTGAAGTGCTGTGGCTGCACAACACCGAGCTGCCCGACCCGTCGCCCTACATCCGCGCCACGGAACTGGTACTGACAAACGGCCTCTGGCACAGCACGGTGACGTCCGCCGACTTCGTCGCCGCCCTGCTACGCGCCCGGGCATCGGGATTGATCTACGGTTTGACGGACCAGACACCAACGACCCCAACGGATCTCGTCGACGCTTGCGCAGCCGCCGAGTTACCGCTTGCAGCGGTGTCTATCGCGGTGCCGTTCACGGCCATCACCCAGGCCGCCGCCCGCATGCAGACCGAGGCCCGCCAGTCGGCCCTGTCCCGGCTGGTGCGTCGAGGCAACGCGCTGGCGAGTTCGATCTCCAGAGGCGGCGGTGCCCAAGGCATCCTCGATGTGCTACGCCGCGACCACGATCTGCCGCTACTGGTGGTGGACCGCATGGGCCGGCGGCTCGCGGGCACCGTCGTCGACGACGCGCAGATCCACGTCGCGGTCGACGCCCTGAACCGCCACCCGCCGCCGCTGGAACTCGAGGTGCCCGGAATCGGCACCGCTGCGGTCTATCTCGTCGAGGGTGCGATGGGCGATATCGACGCCGGCCTGTTCTGCCTGCGTCCACTGGCGGCGCTGCGGCCGGCCGAACAAGATGCGCTCGAGCAGGCGGCGCGTTACCTCAGCCTCGAAGTCACCCGCCAGCAGGCGCTGCAGGCGATCGAATCCCGCTTCTCCAGCGAATTGCTCGAGATGGTGCTGTCCGGCACGGCCCGCGCTCGTGAGGTCTCGGAACGGTTGCGCGCGTTCGGGATCGACCCGTCGGCGCCGCTGGCGGTCTACACCGTGGTGGTCGGCAACGACGAGCTCCGGCCGGTCGGCTCGACCGACGAGATCGAGGCGTTCTTCAGCCATCGCGGCATTGCGGCCGTGGTGATCCCTGGCAGCCAGGACACCGTCGTGGTGTTCGGTTGGCACCAGGATTCCGCAAGCCTGGTACCGCTGGCCGAACACTTGATCCGGGCTCTGGCCACCCGGTTCCCCGCCGACCGCACCGTCATCGGCGTCGGAGATCTCGCCGTCGACGCCACCGGGCTGCGGGATCCGTTGATCCGGGCCAGAGAGGTCTGCCACGTAATGTGGCGCCGCTCAACCGAATCCCGCGTCGGCACCTACGCCGACGTGGGTACCCACCGCATGCTGCTTGGCCTGCACGACCGGTCGGTGCTGCGCCGGTTCGCCGACGACATCCTGGGCCCGCTGCGCGTTCACGATGAACAGCACGGCACCGAGTTGGAACGCACACTGCGGACGTTTCTCGGCAACGACGGGCACTGGGCCAAGACCGCCGCAGCGCTCTATGTCCATGTGAACACGCTGCGCAACCGCGTCGCCCGGATCAACGAGCTCACCGGCCGCGACGTCACACGCCTGGAAGACCGCGTCGACCTGTTCCTGGCGTTGGAGGCCGACGCGCTGAGTTAGCCGGGCTACGCCGGGTACACGGCGGGATCGACCAACGGCGGTGTCACCGTGCGTGGTTCGAGCGCCGGGTCCGCACACACCGCCTCGGCGACATCGCGGCAGCGGGCGAACCGTACGTCGCCGCACTCAAGGGCGTACTCGATGAATCCGCGCAATGCCAGCATCCGGCCCGGACGACCCGAAAGGAACGGGTGGACACAGAGATTGAACAGGCAGCGATAGTGCCGCATGCCATCCAACTCCGCGCGCCACATCTCGGCCACCTTCACTGGGGATTCGATCACCGCACCGATGTGGGGATCGGGCAGGTAGGCGTACTGCTCCCAGTCGTCCAGGGACCAGTGCACCGGCAGCTCCACGATCGGCCCGGCATCGGTGGTGAGCCGGTATGGCCGGTCGTCGCCCATGAGGGAGGAGTCGTAGCGCAGGCCGTGTTCGGCGATGAGCCCCGGAGTCTGCCAACTGGCACCCCACAGCGCGGCACGGTGACCGGCGATATCGATGCCCTGAGCCGCGAACACGGCCAGCGCCCGTTCGAAGTCGGCGCGTTCCTCGGCGGCGGTCATGGCCACCGGCGAGCGGTGACTGTAAGAGTGGTGGGCGACCTCGTGTCCGCGTTCAACGATGGACGCCGCCAGCCCGGGCCGGTGTTCGGCAACCCACCCTGGCACGAAAAAGGTGGCGGGTACGGTCAATTCGTCGAGCAGGTCGAGGATGCGCGGCACGCCGACGTCCGGCCCGTAGGACTGGTGCGACATCGCCATCATGTGTGCGCCATAGTGGTGCCCCTCGGCGAGGATCGGTGTCTCCGCATCGACGTCGAAGGTCAAGGTGGCCACCGCACTCGCGCCGCCGTGCCACGGCGCCGTCACCGGTCGGCCCGCCAGACCCGGGCGTTGGCGATCGTCGCCATCGGCGAGAGCATGCCGTGATCGAACGGATCCAGCGCTTGCCCGGCCGAAAGACGCTGCGGCAGGTCGGGGTTCGCCAACGCCCCACGACCGACCGACAACAGGTCGGCATGCCCGCCGTCGAGCACGTCAGCAGCCTGCCCATGGTCGTGCATGCCGCCGTTGGCCATCACCGGAAGCCCGGTCACCTCACGCGCGACCGCCGTGATGGTGCGCCCATCGCCTAACCGCGCGGTGTCGATGAAGTCACGGCCCTCGCTGGCGATGTGCAGATAGTCGGCACCGCACAAGGCACCGAAGATCACCTCGGCCTCGTCAACCCCACCGGGCCAGCGGTACGCGAAGTCGTTGACCTTGGTCTGCGACAGCCGCACCCCGATCAATACCTCCATGCCGATCCGCGCTCGGATCGCCGCCAAAACCTGCGCGGTGAGCCGAATGCGGTTCTGCACATTACCGCCGTACCCATCGGCTCGGCAGTTTGTATAGGTGGTGAGGAACTGATCGAGCAGATACCCGTTGGCGGCGTGGATTTCGACGCCGTCGAAGCCGGCGGAGCGGGCGCGTTGCGCTGCGGCGACGAACTCTGCGACCACCGCATCGATGTCATCGTGATCCATCTCTCGGGGCGTGGGCCACCGACCGGAGCCGCCGTACTCCTCGAGCATCGCACCGGGCGGGCGCACGGCCGAGGGTGCGATGGTGCCGGCACTCTGCGAGTTGCCCTGCGACAACGCTCCGGCGTGCATGAGCTGCGCCACGATCGGAGCACCTGCGGCATGCACCGCCGCGGTCACCCGGCGCCAGCCCGTCACATGGCTATCGACGGCCAGGCCGGGCTGGTTGAGATAGCCCTGACTGTGGGTGGTGTCGGTGTAGATGCCCTCGGTGATCACCAAACCGAAACCGCCACGCGCGAATTCGGCGTAATAGTCGGCCATCGCTTCGGTTGGGGTGCCGTCCGGCGCGGCTGACACCCGGGTCATCGGTGCGACGGCAAACCGATTCGTCAGCCTCAGCGCGCCGAGGTGCACCGCGCTCAGCGCGGGGTGCCGCGTCTGCGTGTGATTGGTGGTCATGCGATCTTCTCCTGCACTCGTGTCAGTTCGATGACGAGCGGCGTGGGGCGATGCCCGTTGATGCCGTTGAGGTCCATGGGGCACGCCGACACCACCACCACGCAGTCCATGACCGCTTCGAATACGACGGCGTCGCCGGGCCGGCTCACGGCGGGCAACCACGACAGCGCACCGCCGTCGGCGACCGGGATGTTCATGAACACGTTCACCGGCTGGGGTACGTCGACTGCACTCAACCCCAGCTGTCCCAGGGCATCTCGCAGATTCACCGCGCAGGATGGATGACCCGCAACGCCGAGTGCACGATATCGTTCGGTGTCACACGCGGCGATCAGCATGTCGTGGATGCCCGGTGAGGTGTCGTCCACCAATGCCAGGATCGGCCTGCGCCGGTTGGTGACGAAGTTTTCCCCCACCTGGGGAAACAGTCTGCCGGTTGTGGTGCGGGTATGCGACGCGCTCAGATATTCGGCCATATCGCCTGTCGTGTAAGCGAATACATCGCCGACCTGACCGCCTTCGGCATCGATCACCCGCAGCCGATCCCCTTGCCGCAGGGTCACGGCCTGACCGGAACCGGCGGGCACCGTCGTTCTACTTGTCGTGTTGGTCAACTCCATAGCTCGCCATTCAAGCGAGCCCGGCGGCCCTCGCCCAATGGTTGTTTCTCCACCGCTGGGGTGCAACCGATGGATATTCGTCCATATCGCCGCATCCGCGGACCTACCTAGTGTTCACGGTCACAACCCGCTGGCCCCGTGCCGCGGCCAAGCGAAGGAGACCTATGGATTGCCTGGATGTCACAGTCATCGATGCCGCAGAACTGTCGGCGCGCAAGGCTTTCGGGCTGCTCAAAGCGGCCGTGGTGCCGCGGCCCATCGCCTGGACGTCGACCATGAGCCCAGACGGCGTCGCCAACCTGGCGCCGTTCAGCTTCTTCACGGTGGTGTCGTCCCAGCCGCCGCTGGTACTGCTGAGCCTCGAATACCTGGCCACCGGCCGACTCAAGGACAGTGCCGCCAACATCGAAGCCACGGGTGAGTTCGTGGTCAACATCGCGCCAGCAGCCATGGCGTCGGCCGTCGAACTCACCAGTGTGCAGGTCGACGCGTCGGTCGACGAATTCGAGCTGGCGAGCGTGACACCGCTGCCATGCCGCCACGTCCGGCCGCCGCGGCTCGCGGAATCACCTATCAGCCTGGAATGCCGCCTGCACAGCACCGTTCAGCCCGGCAGCGACCGGCTGGTGATCGGTGAGGTGGTTGCCTTCCACCTCGACCGTCGCGTACTGGATGCCGACGGCCGGGTGGAGATCGCCCGGCTCGACCCGCTCGCCCGCACCGCAGCACATTTCGCCCGTCTGCAGCCACTCTTCCAGGAGGAGCTGTGATGTCCCACGTCATCGACGACGGACCGTTGACCGCCTTTCACAAGCGGCTCACCGTGTTCTCTGCAGGCGGACCGTTCCTCGACGGATTCGCGCTGACCATCATCGGCATCGCGTTCGTCTCCATGAAGAGCCAGTTGAGCCTCGACTCGGTCAGCGTAGGACTGGTGGGGGCCGCGGCCCTGATCGGAATCTTTGTGGGCGGCTTGGTTTTCGGCTATGTCACCGACCGCGTCGGCCGCAAGGTCATGTATATCGCCGACCTGTCCGTGTTGGTCGTGGTGTCCATCGCCTCGGCATTCGTGACCGACGCGTGGCAGTTGGTGATCCTGCGGTTCCTTCTCGGCGTGGCAATCGGCGCGGACTATCCGATCGCCAGTTCGCTTCTGGCCGAGTTCATCCCGAGTCGCTACCGCGGCAGGCTGCTCGGCTCGCTGTTCGTGGTGTGGGCAGCGGGCGCAGCGGCCGCGGCGGCGGTGGGCTGGGTGCTGTCGACGCTGGGCCCTGACGCCTGGCGGTTCATGCTCGCCAGCCCGGCGGTATTCGGCATCATCACCCTGCTGATGCGCGCCGGGACACCGGAATCGCCGCGGTGGCTGCTCAGCAAGGGCCGCGAGGCCGAGGCACTCGAGGTATGCCGACAAGTCTGGGGTCCCCAGGCCGACACGTCGCTCATCCCGGCTGAGCCGCCCGCCACGTCGTATTCGGAGCTCTTCCGCGGCATCTATCTGCGCAGGGTCATCTTCGTCGGGATGTTCTTCACCGCGCACGTGATTCCCTTGTTCGCGGTGTACACCTTCGGGCCGGACATCCTCGCGCAGATGGGCGTCGGTGAACACAACGTGTACGTGGCCGAGTTGGTGATCAGCGTGCTGTTTCTGGTGGGTGGCGTCCCGGGACTTCTGCTGGTCGACAAGATCGGGCGCAAACCGTTGCTGCTGTGGACTTTTGCCGTCATGAGTGCGGCGTTCGTCGTCATGGCCACCAACCCGCAGGCGCCCGCCGTCGTCCTGTTCGCGATGCTCGCGCTGTACGAGATCACGTCAGGGGCGTGCAATTTCATCGAGATCATCTACCCGAATGAGCTGTTTCCCACCGCAGTACGGGCCAGCGCCACCGGTACCGTCGTCGCGATCAGCCGCATCGGCTCGGCCATCAGCACGTTCGTATTGCCGCTCGTCCTCACCGGCACCGGACTCGGCGGTGTCATGTGGCTTCTGGCCGTCGTCAACGTGATCGGTCTTGTGGTCACCGTGCTCCTCGGTGAGGAGACCCGCGGGCGCGCATTGTCCGACACCTCGGCGGCGGGCCCGTCCCGCACACCGGTGACCGGCGGCGTCGACGCATGACGTCCCACATCGCCGCGGAACGATGTGAGCGCTCGCTGGCCCGGGCCGCCACCGCGGCGGCCCGATCGGCACTGATCACGACCACCTCCCAGCGCGCGGTCTACGAGGCCGAGCTCAGTGACGCCCGGCGCCGCGCCGGACGAGCACGCAGCGAACTCGACGGGACGCCGATCGTGTGGAAGGACCTTTTCGACGTCGCAGGCACCACCACGACCTGTGGATCGGCGGTCGCGGCGCACCGATCCCCCGCGCGGGTCGACAGTGCCCTGGTCCGCCGGGCCGGCAGGCTCGGACTGGTCACCATCGCGAAGGCCAACCTCAGCGAGTTCGCGTTCTCCGGGCTCGGTGTCAATCGGCATTTCGGGACCCCGATCAATCCGATCGACGCCGCGTTGGTGCCGGGCGGCTCGTCGTCGGGCTCCGCCGTCGCGGTGACCACCGGTGTCGCGCCACTGGCAGTCGGCACCGACACCTCGGGCTCCGTACGCGTTCCGGCGGCGTTCTGCGGCTGCGTCGGCTTTCGCGCCAGCCGGAACCGCTACGGCCCCAACGACTTCGCGCCACTATCCCCGACGCTGGACTGCGTCGGAGTGCTGGCGACCGACGTCGGACTGATCCGCACCCTGGATCGGTTGTTGGCGGGTGGCCAACCGCGGCCCCATGCCGGTGATGCCCCACGGTACGTCATCCCGGCAGGTGAATGGGTCGATGACTGCACACCCGGGGTGCGCACCGCGTTCGCAGCCGCGATCGACGCGCTACGGAGCCAAGGGTTTTCGGTGACCACCCGACGCATCGCCGCGCTGGACACCGCTCAGCAACTGCTGGATACCCACGGCACGCTCGTCGGAGCCGAGGCGTATGAGCGCTACGGTCATCTGGCCTGCGCAGCCGGCATCGAGTCGGCCACCCGACGACGCCTGCGGCACAATGCGCATTTGGACACCGGCCCGGTGCGCGCGGCGATGCCTGCGCTGCGCCGCCAGTTCGGCGCGGAACTCCAGGATGCCCTGCTGCTGTGCCCGACCGTGCGCCACGAGCCGCCCACCGTCGACGCACTGCTGGCCTGCGAGGACCGATACGACTCCGCCAACGCCAGCACACTGCGCACCACGATGGCTCTCAGCTACCTGGGCACGTGCGGGATATCCCTGCCACTTGCGCGAAATGGCATACCGTTGCCGATCGGGTTGCTGATCTCCGCGCCGCATGGCGCCGACGAGGACCTTCTCGCTCAGGCCGCGCTGGTGACCCGGTACACGTCGTACACACCCTCGACGTTGCGGACCACGCTCAGCAGATGACCCAGGTGCTTCGGGTCACCCATCTCGAACGTGAACCGGCTGATGGCCACCCGGTCGTTGGAAGTGGTGACCGAGGCCGAGAGGATGTTGACCTTCTCGTCGGCCAGCACCCGCGTGACGTCAGAGAGCAGCCGGTGCCGGTCGAGCGCCTCCACCTGGATCGCCACCAGGAAGACCGACGACGGTGACGGCGCCCACTGCACATCGATGATGCGCTCCGACTGTTCTTGCAGCGACGCCGCATTCGTGCAGTCGGTGCGGTGCACGCTGACTCCGCCGCCGCGGGTGACAAAGCCCATGATGGTGTCGCCGGGCACCGGCGTGCAGCACTTGGCCAGCTTGGTGAGCACACCGGGCGCACCCGGCACGGCCACACCGGTGTCATCGGTGGTGCGCTGCCGGACCGGCATGTTCGCCGGGGTGGACCGCTCGGCGAGCTCGTCCTCGGCCGCGTCGTCGCCGCCGAACTGCGCCAGCAGCCGCTGCACCACATGGCGCGCCGAGACGTGACCCTCACCGACCGCGGTGTAGAGCGCCGACACATCGGTGTAGCGCAGCTCGCGGGCCAGCGCGCCCATGGTCTCGCCGGTCATCAAGCGCTGCAACGGAAGTCCACCACGCCGGACTTCGCGCGCGATGGCGTCCTTGCCGGACTCGAGAGCTTCCTCGCGGCGCTCCTTGGCGAACCACTGCCGGATCTTGGCCTTGGCGCGGGGCGACACCACGAAGCTCTGCCAGTCGCGCGAGGGCCCGGCGTTGGGTGCCTTCGAGGTGAAAACCTCGACCACTTCCCCGTTTTCGAGCTTGCGCTCCAGCGCCACCAGCCGGCCGTTGACCCGCGCGCCGATACAGCGGTGCCCCACCTCGGTGTGCACGGCGTAGGCGAAGTCCACCGGGGTGGAGCCGGTCGGCAGGGTGATCACGTCCCCCTTGGGGGTGAACACGAAGAGTTCCTGGGCCGCAAGGTCGTACCGCAGCGACTCCAGGAATTCGCCCGGGTCGGCGGCCTCCCGCTGCCAGTCGAGAAGCTGGCGCATCCAGGCCATGTCGTCGATCTCGGTAGAGGCGTGCGGATGCGGAACCCCGTTGCGGCCCTTGGCTTCCTTGTACCGCCAGTGCGCGGCGATGCCGTACTCGGCGGTGCGGTGCATGTCCCGGGTGCGGATCTGCACCTCCAGCGGCTTGCCCTCCGGGCCGACGACGGTGGTGTGCAGCGACTGGTAGACGCCGTATCGCGGCTGGGCGATGTAGTCCTTGAAACGCCC
It encodes the following:
- a CDS encoding amidase family protein — its product is MTSHIAAERCERSLARAATAAARSALITTTSQRAVYEAELSDARRRAGRARSELDGTPIVWKDLFDVAGTTTTCGSAVAAHRSPARVDSALVRRAGRLGLVTIAKANLSEFAFSGLGVNRHFGTPINPIDAALVPGGSSSGSAVAVTTGVAPLAVGTDTSGSVRVPAAFCGCVGFRASRNRYGPNDFAPLSPTLDCVGVLATDVGLIRTLDRLLAGGQPRPHAGDAPRYVIPAGEWVDDCTPGVRTAFAAAIDALRSQGFSVTTRRIAALDTAQQLLDTHGTLVGAEAYERYGHLACAAGIESATRRRLRHNAHLDTGPVRAAMPALRRQFGAELQDALLLCPTVRHEPPTVDALLACEDRYDSANASTLRTTMALSYLGTCGISLPLARNGIPLPIGLLISAPHGADEDLLAQAALVTRYTSYTPSTLRTTLSR
- a CDS encoding RelA/SpoT family protein, producing MADDPGTAQAVQSPPTPPAPTPADVAKTSASRRVRARLARRMTAQRSAVNPVLEPLVAVHREIYPKADLQLLQRAYDVADKRHADQMRKSGDPYITHPLAVANILAELGMDTTTLVAALLHDTVEDTGYTLEALTAEFGSEVGHLVDGVTKLDKVVLGSAAEGETIRKMIIAMARDPRVLVIKVADRLHNMRTMRFLPPEKQARKARETLEVIAPLAHRLGMATVKWELEDLSFAILHPKKYEEIVRLVADRAPSRDTYLAKVRAEIGVALSAMKINAVVEGRPKHYWSIYQKMIVKGRDFDDIHDLVGVRILCDEIRDCYAAVGVVHSLWQPMAGRFKDYIAQPRYGVYQSLHTTVVGPEGKPLEVQIRTRDMHRTAEYGIAAHWRYKEAKGRNGVPHPHASTEIDDMAWMRQLLDWQREAADPGEFLESLRYDLAAQELFVFTPKGDVITLPTGSTPVDFAYAVHTEVGHRCIGARVNGRLVALERKLENGEVVEVFTSKAPNAGPSRDWQSFVVSPRAKAKIRQWFAKERREEALESGKDAIAREVRRGGLPLQRLMTGETMGALARELRYTDVSALYTAVGEGHVSARHVVQRLLAQFGGDDAAEDELAERSTPANMPVRQRTTDDTGVAVPGAPGVLTKLAKCCTPVPGDTIMGFVTRGGGVSVHRTDCTNAASLQEQSERIIDVQWAPSPSSVFLVAIQVEALDRHRLLSDVTRVLADEKVNILSASVTTSNDRVAISRFTFEMGDPKHLGHLLSVVRNVEGVYDVYRVTSAA